AAACACACTCAGCCCCAAGGCATCGCGCAGGGTCAGGATCAGTTGATCGAAGCTCGCGGCGCCAATCGGGTCTAGACCGGCGGTGGGTTCGTCGAGAAACAGGATGTCCGGGTCCAGGGCCAAGGCACGGGCCAGGGCCGCGCGTTTGATCATGCCGCCGGACAATGAAGCAGGGTATTTGTCGGCCGCCGATAACGGCAACCCGGCCAACGCCATTTTCACTGCCGCCAGATGCTCGGCGTCGGCACGGCTCAGGCCGGCGTGTTCAATCAGAGGCAGGGCGACGTTCTCGGTCACGGTGAGCGAAGAGAACAAGGCACCTTTCTGAAACAACACTCCGAACCGCCGTTCGACCAGCGAGCGCTCGTGTTCCGACAGGCTTGGCAAGTTCTTGCCGAAGACCTTCACCAGCCCTTCGCTGGGCTGACGCAGGCCGACAATGCTGCGCAGCAGCACCGATTTACCGCTGCCGGAACCGCCGACAACGGCAAGGATTTCGCCCTTGTACAAATCCAGGTCGAGGTTTTCGTGCACGCTCTGGCGGCCGAAGCGATTGCACAGCCCACGGACTTCAATCACCGCCTCTGAAGGCGCTCGGGGTAAACGACTCACCAGTCCATCTCCATGAAAAACAACGCAGCCACGGCGTCGAGCACGATCACCACGAAAATCGACTGCACCACACTGGACGTGGTGTGCGCGCCGACGGACTCGGCGCTGCCGCTGACCTTGAAGCCCTCGAGGCAGCCGATAGCGGCAATCAGGAACGCAAAAATCGGCGCTTTGACGATCCCCACCAGAAAGTGCTGAACGCCGATGTCCGATTGCAGCAGTGACAGAAACATCGCCGGCGAGATATCCAGCGACAGCGCGCAGACTACGCCACCGCCGACAATCCCTGACAACATCGCCAGAAAGGTCAACATCGGCAACGCCACCAGCAACGCCAGGACGCGGGGTACTACCAGCAATTCCATCGGGTCGAGGCCGAGGGTGCGGATCGCGTCGATTTCTTCATTGGCCTTCATCGAACCGATCTGCGCGGTGAACGCGCTGGCGGTGCGGCCGGCCATCAGGATCGCCGTGAGCAACACGCCGAACTCCCGCAGAAAAGAGAACGCCACCAGGTCCACGGTGAAAATACTCGCGCCAAAACTCGCCAGCACCGTCGCCCCGAGAAACGCCACCACCGCGCCTACCAGAAAGGTCAGCAAGGCGACGATGGGCGCGGCGTCGAGACCGGTTTGTTCGATGTGAGCGACCATCGGCGTGAGGCGCCAGCGCTTGGGCCGAAACAGCCCGCGAGCGATGGTTTCCAGGATAAGGCCGACGAAACCCAATAGTTGCAACGTGTCCTGCCAGACCGCATCGACTGCGCGGCCGATGCGGGTCAGCAGTTGAATGCCGACACTGATTTCCGGCTCTTTGATCGGCACGCAGAAATCGGTGAGTGAGCAGTACACCGTCTGCAATAAGGCGCGATCAGCGGAGGAAAGGGTGCAATCGGGGTGTTCGGCAGATTTGCCCAGACGCTCGGCCCCCAGCAGCTCCACCAGCAATGACGCACCCGCCGTATCGAGCGCGCCGAGGCCATTGAGATCGATGTGGGTGTCGTTGTCGTATTGGCCACGGAGCTTTTCGCTCAGGCGGCTGAGATCGGCGTAATGGGCGAGCGTCCAGTCACCCGTGACCCGCAACAGGGCAGGGCTGTGCGAGGTGTCCAGTCGGGCACTGCCGGGCATTGTGCTGCTAGTCATAAGCTCCGTGCTTGTTCGGCTATTGCGCAGACCTGACTAATAGCACGAACCGCGTTACTTTTCTTTGACGGGTGTGCTGTCCATCACCTTGAAGCGCAGCACGCCAATCAACTGACCGTCCTCAGTCAGCACCCGGACCTGCCATTTGCCTGCGGGGTTGCCGGGGAAGTTCTGCTTGTGGGTCCAGGCGCGGTAGCCTTCCTTGCGCCCCCCGTTGATATCCAGCGGGATACGGTCGACTTCTTTACCGTTGAACATCCAGACGTGATAAATCCGCTCGGCCAGACCCCGAGGGGCGTTAATCGCGGTGTACGCGTACAGCCCACCTCCGCGAATCTGTTCGGCGCTGACTTCTTCCAGGCTCTTGCCGGGGGTGCGGTCCTGCATTTGGGTGCTGATCGCCACATCGGTCATCCACAAGGTCGCCGGTGGCACCCAGGAACGCAGCACCCAACCGGCGGCGCCAATGCCGACGGTGATGCTGAGGATCGCCAACGCATTGCGCACGGTGCGAATCGGGAAGATCGAGGCCAGGCTCGGGAATGACAGCAACATGGCAATGCCCAGCGCCAGCTTGAAGCTCTGGGCGGTGGTCAGGTGCAAAATGACGGGCAGGGCGGTCAACAGGGCCGCGAACAGGGTCAGGGTGTGCAGCGCCAGGAACGCCCAGCGGCGCGGTGCCAGCCATTTGTAATAAAGCGGATCGATGATCGAAATCAGCGCCGCCATGCTCAGTAATCCCGTGAAGAACAACTGGCCGCTGTTCCAGGTGGTGGTGATCAAAAAGAACGGCAGGACGAAGAACAGGCTTTCCTGATGGATCATCTGCGTTGCGTAACGCAGCAGTGGCTGGGGTATTTCGCGCTTGAAGACCCTGGCGAACAGCTTGGTGAGGCTGTTTTCCAGCATCAGCCAGACCCAGCTGACCAGCATGATGGTGGTGATCCACGTCGCCAGACCTTGTTGGCGATCCACCAGCATGAAGCTGCCGACCCCGGAGATGAAACCACCAAGCGCAATGACCCCAGGATAGCGCTTCATCAATTCGAGGATGCGCTGTATGTACAGGGTCAGATTCGGCATTCGGCGATTCACAATAGTCGTGGGAAAAATCCTCGACAGGGTACCGCCCGAGGGGCCCTGTGGCGAGGCTTGCGGTCACTTTGATAGAACCCAAAACCCTGTGGCGAGGGAGCTTGCTCCCGCTCGGCTGCGCAGCAGTCGCAATATCGGTGAATGCGGTGTGTCTGATAAACCGGGGTGCCGTTTTTCAGGGCCGCTTCGCAGCCCAACGGGAGCAAGCTCCCTCGCCACAGGGAAATCATTGCTTTGTGCGGTGAACGCGCCAACCCAATATTCCAAGCACCATCAACCCAAATCCCCCGACAATCGCCCACATCACCTGGTCATAACTCACCAGCGGCTTCTCGATCCGCAGATACCCCGGTTGCAGCAGCAACTCGCGCATTGCCTTGTTCGCCTCGGCCAGTGTCACGTCTTGCAGCGCCTTGGCCGGGTTGACGAAATGGCCGTCCTCGTAGTCGCCAAGGGCTCTCCAGTAATAGTCCGCCAGGGCGCTGTTGCCTTGCACGGCCCAGGCCTGGCGAGCGATGGCGGCTTGCTTGAGACGGGCGAAGGTGGCGGCGTCGAGGCCGTTCTTGAGCAGATCGGCTTGAAGCTCATCCAGCACCTGTTCCGCTGCCAGCACGTCGTCGCGATCAAGGTCGGCGTTCAGGCTCATGAAGCCCACCCCGCCAAATACCTCGCGCTCGGCCGAGGGCCCGTAGGACAACCCATGGGCCAGGCGCAATTGGCGATAGAGCGCCCAGTCCAGATAGTCCTTGAGCAGGTCGAAGGTTTCGTCGTGCTGGTCTTCCAGCACCGGTTCTGGCACTAGCCAATGCAATTTGGCGCCGCCGCCGACGAAACCGTTACTCAAATTGCGCTCGTGGGCCGCGCTGGCCTGAATGTCTGGCAGAGGCCGGTGCTCAGTCGGCTCAACCGCCTCGAGTGCGCCATAGGCCCGTTCCAGATAGGCCGGCAGCAGGCGGTCGAGGTCTCCAACCACGATCAGGGTCATGTTGTTGGGCGCGTACCAGGTCTTGCGCACCTTCTCCAATTGCTCGCGGGTCAGGTGATCGACTTGCGCGCGCTCGGGGCATTTGAGGCCCAGTTCCACCGCCAACTGATTACTGGCGGTGTGGCCCAGATCCTGGCGATCCAGCCAGCGTTGCAGGTGCGAGTAATGGCCACCGTCTTCGCGCTCGACCACTTGCTTGGCGACGTTGATCGCATTGTCGTCGATCCGGGTCTGGGTCAGCAGCGCCAACAACAGGTCGAGGACCTTGCGCTGGTTTTTCGCCGGGGCTTCGATGACGAAGGTCGTGTCGGCATTGCTGGTGTAGGCATTCCACTCACCGCCCAGGGCCTGCATGCGTTCTTCCAGACCGCCTTCGCCGGTGGCGTCGATGCCGCTGAACAGCAAATGTTCGAGCAAATGCGGCAGCTCTTTGTCGGCACAGCTGAAATCATCCAGGCCTACGCCAACCACCAACCGGATCGCCACATGCCCGCGCTCGGTGCCCGGCTTAAGGACCAATTGCAGGCCGTTGGGCAACGTGTAGCCCTCGACCTGAAAGCGATCCAGGGCAAATGAAGGCAGTGAGCCGAGCAACAGACAAGCGAACAACAGACAACGCATAACGAGTTTCCGTACGACCAGCGTAAGTTCAACAGACTTCAAGCAACTGTGGACGTTCAGGGTGAATGAGTGATGTCAGTCAAATCGTCGACCGCCAGAGCGCCGGTGTCCGAAGTGCCCAACACCGCATAAGCGCTGCTGCAGAACAGGGAATTCAAGCGTCTCATGTCGGCAATAAGTTCCAGGTGCAGCGAACTGGTCTCGATACTTTGCACGATCTTACGGTTTAAACGGCTGACATGAGCGTGGGCCAGGCGGCGCTCCTGTGCGCGAAAGCGACGTTTCTCACGCAGTAACTGGCGAGCACTTTCCGGGTCGGCACTAAGGAACACTGACAACCCCAAACGCAGGTTGGCAATCAGCTGACTGTGCAGCCCCGCCAACTCCTCCAGACCGACCTCGGAAAAAGACCGGCGTTGCGAGGTTTTCTGCTGCTGAACCTTGCGCAGCATGCGTTCGATCAGGTCACTGGCCAGTTTCAGGTTGATCGCCAGCTCGATGGTTTCCGCCCAGCGCCGACTGTCCTGTTCGCTGAGGTCTTCGCGGGGCATTTGCGCCAGATAGAGTTTGATGGCGCTGTACAGCGCTTCGACATCATCGGTCAGGCGACGCATTTCCTGAGTGACGGCGGTCTGTTTGCCGCGCAGCACGTCGAGCATGGCTTCGAGCATGCTGTCGACCAGATCGCCGATGCGCAGGGTTTCCCGAGCAGCGTTGGCCAGCGCCAGACTCGGGGTAACCAGTGCAGTCGGGTCAAGATGCCGCGGTTTGGCCGTGCCGTTGATGTCCGGCCGCTCTGGCAACAACCACGCGCAGAGCCTGGCCATCGCCCCGACGCTGGGCAACAGGATCAGGCAACGCGCGGTGTTGTAGAGCAGGTGGAAGCCGATGACCATTTCCTGAGGGCTGAAGTCGAGGCTGTCGATCCAGTGCACCAATGGGTCGAGCACCGGAATGATCAGCAGCAGGCCAATCAGTTTGTACAACAGGCTGCCGAGCGCCACCTGACGGCCGGCCGCGTTCTGCATGCTGGTACTGAGGAAAGCAAGAATACCGCTGCCGATATTGGCACCGATCACCAGGCCGATGGCCACTGGCAAACTGATCACGCTGGCACCGGCGAGGGTCGCGGTCAGCAGGACGGCAGCCAGGCTGGAATAGGAAACCATCGCGAACAGCGCGCCGACCAGAGCATCGAGCAGAATGTCGCCGGTCAGCGAGGCGAAGATGACCTTCACCCCTTGCGCCTGAGTAATCGGCGCGGCGGCCTCGACAATCAGTTGCAGCGCCAGAATGATCAGTCCCAGACCGATGCTGACCCGTCCCATCTGTCCGACCCGGGTCTGCTTGCGCGACAGAAAGAAAATCACCCCAAGGAAAATCAGCAACGGCGACAGCCACGACAAGTCGAGGGTCAGTACTCGCGCCATCAGTGCGGTACCGACATCGGCACCGAGCATGGTCGCCAGAGCCGGAGTCAGCGCCATCAGGCCCTGACCGACAAATGAGGTGACAAGCATGGCGGTGGCATTGCTGCTCTGGACCATGGCGGTCACCATTATCCCGGCGGCAAACGCCAACCAGCGCCTGGACATGTTATGGGCGATCACGTGGCGCAAGTTGGAACCATAAACCCGCAGGATGCCGGTTCGGACGATGTGCGTGCCCCAGATCAACAGGGCCACGGCTGATAACAAATTGAGCAGGGTGAGCATGCAGGCCCCCTGTGGTGGTAGCGCCCCAGTGGGGCAAGTTCGTAGTGCCGCGTTTTTCTTCTACTTCTGTACTTAAGCTGTAGTTGGCTAACGGTCTGGACGCCAGCATCGCATAGCTAAAGAGATGATTGAAACAAAACTGTCATAAAAACAGCTTGCTGCAGAAACGAACAAAGGGCCGTTAGGCCCTTTGTTCTTGTGGCGAGGGAGCTTGCTCCCGTTCGGTTGCGAAGCAGCCGCAATACAGGCTTCCGCGGTTTTACTGCGTAATCGCGGTGACTGGTTTCAGGGCCGCTTCGCGGCCCAGCGGGAGCAAGCTCCCTCGCCACAGAGGTCCCATTGAGACCGATTACTGACCCGGAACATCCTTGCGCAGTTTCACTGGGTCTTGCTGCTTCTTCTTTTTCATCATTGCGGTGCGCATCTTGATGTTGATCGCTTCCACCGCCAACGAGAACGCCATCGCGAAGTAGACGTAGCCTTTTGGCAAGTGCACGTCTAGCGATTCGGCAATCAGCACGGTACCCACCAGCAACAGGAACGACAGCGCCAGCATCTTCAGCGACGGGTGCTTGTCGATGAACTCGCTGATGGTGCCAGAAGCCCACATCATCACTAGTACCGCAACGACAATCGCCGCGACCATGACCGGTACGTGGGACACCATGCCCACCGCGGTGATCACCGAGTCCAGCGAGAACACGATGTCGATGATCGCGATCTGGATGATGGTGTACAGGAAATTGCCGCCCTTGCCCGAAGGCTCGTCGCCGCCTTCATCTTGACCTTCCAGCGCGTGGTACATCTCTTGCGAGCTCTTCCACAGCAGGAACAGACCACCGAAGAACAGGATCAGGTCACGCCCGGAAATACCCTGGCCGAACACTTCGAACAGGTCTGCGGTGAGGCGCATGACCCAGGTGATCGACAGCAGCAACAGGATCCGCGTGATCATGGCCAGCGCCAGGCCGAAGATCCGGGTGCGCGCCTGCATGTGCTTGGGCATGCGGCTGACCAGGATCGAAATCATGATGATGTTGTCGATGCCCAGGACGATCTCCAGGGCAGTCAGGGTGAAGAAGGCAACCCAGATTTCAGGGTTGGTCAGCCATTCCATGTGTATTCCTTTGAGGATGTGTTAAACCACGAAGGGCCCGGGCTTCAACAACAAAGCCTGGACCCGTCATGGTGAGTCTTGAGCTTATAGAGTGCTGAACAGCGGAAAAATCCCCATCAGCAATGCAGCGACCAGTATGCACAGGCAAACCAGCACTGCCCACTTCAAGGTGAACCGCTGATGGTCACCGAATTCGATACCGGCCAGGGCCACCAACAAGTAAGTCGATGGTACCAGCGGGCTCAGCAAGTGGACGGGCTGACCGACGATCGAGGCACGTGCCATTTCTACCGCGGTTATACCGTAATGACTGGCGGCTTCGGCAAGTACCGGTAACACGCCGTAATAAAAAGCATCGTTCGACATGAAGAACGTGAACGGCATGCTCACCAGCGCGGTGATCACGGCCAGGTACGGGCCGAGGAAATCCGGGATGACCGCCAGCAAGCTTTTCGACATCGCATCGACCATGCCGGTGCCCGACAGGATACCGGTGAAGATGCCCGCGGCAAAGATCAACCCGACCACTGCCAACACGCTACCGGCGTGGGCCGCAACGCGATCCTTCTGCTGTTGCAGGCACGGGTAGTTGACGATCATCGCGATACTGAACGCCACCATGAACAGCACCGGCAGCGGCAACAGGCCGGCGATCAGGGTACCCATGAGCGTCAAAGTCAGCGCGCCGTTGAACCAGATCAGCTTTGGACGACGGGCGTCCGGGAACTGCGAAACGCTGATTTCGCTGTGATCGACTTCATCACCGACCAGATGCAGTTCACCCAGACGCGCACGCTCGCGTTTACCGTAGAAGTAGGCAATTGCCAGAATCGCCACCACACCGGCCAGCATCGCCGGAATCATCGGTACGAAAATCGCGGACGGGTCCACGTGCAGCGCACTGGCCGCACGGGCGGTCGGGCCACCCCAGGGGGTCATGTTCATCACGCCACCAGCGAGGATGATCAGACCGGCCATGATCCGCGGGCTCATGCCGATGCGGCTGTAGAGCGGCAGCATGGCGGCCACGCAAATCATATAAGTGGTGGCGCCATCACCGTCCATGGACACGATCAGCGCCAGAACGGCGGTACCGACCGAAACTTTCAACGGGTCGCCCTTGACCAGTTTGAGGATCTTGCGCACAGCCGGGTCGAACAAACCTGAGTCGATCATCAGGGCGAAATAGAGAATGGCGAACATCAGCATCACGCCGGTCGGCGCGAGTTTAGTGATGCCTTCGAGCATCATCGGGCCGATCTTCGGCGAGAAACCGCCGAACAGGGCGAAAATGATCGGGATGATGATCAGAGCGATCAGCGCGGACAGGCGCTTGGTCATGATCAGGAACATGAACGTGATGACCATGGCGAAGCCAAGGAAAGTCAGCATAGGAATACTCCAGGCGTAGCGCGGCTAGTAAATGGGCGAACCGGATGAGGTCAGCGCAGAACGGGAAGCACGAGACGTACGGGCGGAGTTGCAGCGAAGAGGCGGATAGGAGAGGACATCAGGATCACCATTGTTGTTGTTAAATGGACCGGACGAGCGATAAAACACGCGCATTGGCCAGCCGGTCTATTTGCCGGCAGTGGGGCGATCCTAATCGGGGAAGCTTTCAGCCAGCTTTCGCGAGTGAAAGCATTGACCGAATGTACAACCGGTCGTCGGCCGGATTGAGCGTCCGTAAACACGGGTCAGGAGCAAAAGACATGGGCGAACTTCACACCGGCGGTTGCCACTGCGGACAAATGCGCTATCAATTCAACGGGTCATTGCACGACATCGCTCACTGCCATTGCTCGATTTGCCGACGGGTCAGCGGTGGAATCGTGACCACCTGGATCACCGTGCCTGCCTCAGCATTTGAATGGATGGCGGGCACACCGTCCCGGTACGAGTCTTCGTCCACTTGCGTGCGATATTTCTGCCCAAACTGTGGGGCGCAACTGGCGCTGGTAACGCAGCTCAGCCCCGAAAGCATCGATGTGACCATCGCCACCCTCGACCATCCCGAGCAGGCGCCGGCCGAGCGCCATATCTGGACCGACAGTCGTTTGCCGTGGTTGCATCTGGACGAGCACTTGCCCGATGAGGCCCAAGAACAACTCTGATCAGAAAACAGACAGGTTCAGCGGCCGGATCGCGCCCATCCAGATCGCGTGCTCGGTGTGGTCGAGCAGATCGTCGCCCGTGTCCGGGTGCAGGAATATCACCAATCCCTTGCGGTTGAGTGCCAGCCACGGCAACACCGCGCCGAGGTGTTGCGGCTCGAAAGCCAATTGGCAGCTCCAGTCCGGATGCGGGCCGACCGGGCGTTCGTGCATGCGCCCCATCTTCAGTGGAAACAATTGCGCTGCCTGCTCACACAAGGCCCGTGCCTGTGCCAGGGTGCTGGCATCGAAATAGACATGGGCGTGGTAACCCTTGATCGTTTGCATCTGACTCCCTCTGAACCTTGTCGAACCCTCGCCGCTTTCCACGGGTCACACACCATATACGCAGGAAAGTAGGGAGCACGGCCATGAAAAATGCCGAAACCCCGGTGGTGAAGGTAGTGCTTTATGGTGCCATGAGTAGCCTGGGCAGTGCGCTGATGGCTGAAATGCTGCGGCGCCAGCATGAAGTGATCGCGATTCTCGATGACCTGAACGCGCTCGCGCCGCGCCCGGGTTTACGCACCAAGGCGGGTGACCTGTTCGATGCCAAGCGGGTCAAGCAAAGCGTGGCCGGCTGCTCGGCAGTGATTTGCTTGCTCGATGCGCCAGGGTTGCCGATGAACAGTGAACACATCGAAAAATCCATCGTGCCCGGCCCGGTCGAGGAGGTGCTGGCGGTGGATGCACTGATCGACGGCATGCAGGCGGCGGGCATTGCCCGGCTGTTTGTGGTGGGCGATTTCGAGGTGCTGGACGACCCGGAAATCGAAGACCCGTTGCAACGCCACGCCGCCGAAGAAATCCGCGAGGCTCTGCAAAGCAGCTCGTTGCACTGGACCTTGGTGAATGCACCACGCCGCGTGCCCGGGCTGACCATCGAGCATTTCAGTCATGTCAGCAGTAGCCTGGAACCTGGCCTGGCCGCAGCGCTGGAGCGGCTGAACAGAGTCGCCGTAGGGATTGCCGATGAGCTGCACCTGAACCTGCATGTTGGTGAGCATGTGAGTTTTATTGCGACGTCGGAATAGCAAAAATCGTCCGAACCCGTTTACACCGCAATCGAAGGTAAAGGGAGACCGCTAAGCGATTGCGCACTGCTGGCCTGTTCCGCCATCAACCAATCCACAAACAGCTGAATCAACGCCCCACGCCGTTTGCGCTGGGGCAGAACCACGTAATAGCCCAGCCGGGAAATCACCGTGTCGGCAATCGGGCGACACAACAGACCTTGCGCCAACAAGTTATCCACAAGGTGCCGCCAACCGATTGCAACGCCTTGGCCGCCAATCGCCGCCTGAATCAGCAAGGTGTAATTGTCGAAGCGCAGTTGCCCCGGCGCTGGGGCCGAGGTAATTCCCAGTTCGCGAAACACGCCGCTCCAGTCGAACCAGTTGCTGCTGTTTTCGCCTCGCAGGTGCAGCAGCGGAAACTCCAGCAATGCCTGAGCCGGCAAGGGCAGGGGACGGTCCTTCAATAGCAGCGGGCTGCACACCGGAAACACCTCTTCGCTGAACAGCCAATGGCTCTCGCCCTGCTTGAACCGGCCATCGCCGAACAGCACTGCCACATCGATATCGGTGCGCAACATGTTGTGGCTGCGTTCACTGGTGACCAGGCTGACGTCCACTTGAGGGTTGGCGGTATGGAAGCGGTGCAGACGCGGCATCAGCCAGTACGCAGCAAAGGCGAAGTCGGTGGCCACCTGCAACACTTCGTGCTGTTGCTGTGCGCTGATTGCGCTCAATCCTGCATCGATATTCTGCAAACCGAGCTGAACTTGCTCAAACAGAATAGCCCCGGCTTCAGTCAACTCAATACCGCGATAGATACGGTCGAACAATCGGGTAGCGAGCTGTTCTTCCAATCGTTTGATCTGCTGACTGATGGCCGGTTGCGTGGTGCCGAGCTCCACCGCGGCGGCGGTGAAACTGCGTTGCCGGGCCGCGGCTTCAAAGGCACGCAGCAGGTCCAGGGACAAATCACCGAGGGCGTCATACATAAGCTGTGCTTATCCTAGTCATTGCCTGGCATGGGCTTTACCACAAAGATTATGGACTCCATGCTCGATCACAGCACTCTCGCATAAATATCCACTATGGAATGCCGCGATCACATGAAGCGCAAAAATATTCTTTTCATCATGGCCGATCAAATGGCCGCGCCAATGTTGCCGTTCTACGGCCCTTCGCCGATCAAACTGCCGAATCTCAGCCGCCTCGCCGCCGAAGGCGTGGTGTTCGACGCCGCTTATTGCAATAGCCCTCTTTGCGCGCCGTCGCGTTTTACGCTGGTCAGCGGTCAGTTGCCGAGCAAGATCGGCGCCTACGACAACGCGGCCGATTTCCCCGCCGACGTTCCAACCTATGCCCATTACCTGCGGCGCCTCGGTTATCGCACCGCGCTGTCGGGCAAGATGCATTTCTGCGGCCCGGACCAGTTGCACGGCTATGAAGAACGCCTGACCAGCGACATCTACCCGGCCGATTACGGTTGGTCGGTGAACTGGGATGAGCCGGACGTACGCCCAACCTGGTATCACAACATGTCGTCGGTCCTGCAAGCCGGGCCCTGCGTGCGCACCAATCAGCTGGATTTCGACGAAGATGTAGTGTTCAAGGCCCAGCAATACCTGTTCGACCACATCCGCGAGGATAGCGATCAGCCGTTCTGCCTGACCGTGTCGATGACTCACCCACACGATCCGTACACGATTCCCAAAGCTTTCTGGGATATGTACGACAATGCCGACATCCCTTTGCCCGAGACACCTGCACAGGATCAACTTGATCCTCATTCCCAGCGTTTGCTCAAGGTCTATGACCTTTGGGACAAGCCGCTGCCTGTGGATAAAATTCGCGATGCGCGCCGTGCCTATTTCGGTGCGTGCAGCTATATCGACAGCAACGTCGGCAAACTTCTGCAAACACTCGAGGAAACCGGGCTTATCGATGACACCATCATCGTATTCTCCGGTGACCACGGCGACATGCTGGGCGAGCGCGGCCTCTGGTACAAAATGCACTGGTACGAAATGGCTGCCCGTGTACCGCTGTTGATCAGTGCACCAGGGCAATTCGGGGCTGGGCGGGTCAGCGCGGCGGTGTCCACTGCCGATCTGTTGCCGACCTTTGTCGAACTGGCCGGCGGCTCGCTGGAACCGGGTCTGCCGCTGGACGGCCGCTCGCTGGTTTCGCACCTGCAAGGGCAGGGCGGTCACGATGAGGTGTTCGGCGAGTACATGGCTGAAGGCACCATCAGCCCGTTGATGATGATTCGTCGTGGCGCCTACAAATTCATCTACAGCGAAGACGACCCTTGCCTACTCTTCGATGTACATAACGACCCGAAGGAACAAGAAGAACTCAGCCAGTCGCCGCAACATCGACAGCTTTTCGAGGCGTTTCTCGCCGAAGCACGGGCCAAATGGGATATCCCGGCGATCCACCAGCAGGTGCTCGCCAGTCAGCGACGCCGGCGTTTCGTCGCCGACGCCCTGACCATCGGCAAGCTGAAGAGCTGGGATCACCAGCCTCTGGTGGATGCCAGTCAGCAGTACATGCGCA
The Pseudomonas lini DNA segment above includes these coding regions:
- a CDS encoding ABC transporter ATP-binding protein gives rise to the protein MSRLPRAPSEAVIEVRGLCNRFGRQSVHENLDLDLYKGEILAVVGGSGSGKSVLLRSIVGLRQPSEGLVKVFGKNLPSLSEHERSLVERRFGVLFQKGALFSSLTVTENVALPLIEHAGLSRADAEHLAAVKMALAGLPLSAADKYPASLSGGMIKRAALARALALDPDILFLDEPTAGLDPIGAASFDQLILTLRDALGLSVFLVTHDLDTLYTITDRVAVLAQKKVLVADAIDKVSETDDAWIHEYFHGPRGRAALTAANQLKEV
- a CDS encoding Na/Pi cotransporter family protein, producing the protein MLTLLNLLSAVALLIWGTHIVRTGILRVYGSNLRHVIAHNMSRRWLAFAAGIMVTAMVQSSNATAMLVTSFVGQGLMALTPALATMLGADVGTALMARVLTLDLSWLSPLLIFLGVIFFLSRKQTRVGQMGRVSIGLGLIILALQLIVEAAAPITQAQGVKVIFASLTGDILLDALVGALFAMVSYSSLAAVLLTATLAGASVISLPVAIGLVIGANIGSGILAFLSTSMQNAAGRQVALGSLLYKLIGLLLIIPVLDPLVHWIDSLDFSPQEMVIGFHLLYNTARCLILLPSVGAMARLCAWLLPERPDINGTAKPRHLDPTALVTPSLALANAARETLRIGDLVDSMLEAMLDVLRGKQTAVTQEMRRLTDDVEALYSAIKLYLAQMPREDLSEQDSRRWAETIELAINLKLASDLIERMLRKVQQQKTSQRRSFSEVGLEELAGLHSQLIANLRLGLSVFLSADPESARQLLREKRRFRAQERRLAHAHVSRLNRKIVQSIETSSLHLELIADMRRLNSLFCSSAYAVLGTSDTGALAVDDLTDITHSP
- a CDS encoding MlaE family lipid ABC transporter permease subunit, which gives rise to MTSSTMPGSARLDTSHSPALLRVTGDWTLAHYADLSRLSEKLRGQYDNDTHIDLNGLGALDTAGASLLVELLGAERLGKSAEHPDCTLSSADRALLQTVYCSLTDFCVPIKEPEISVGIQLLTRIGRAVDAVWQDTLQLLGFVGLILETIARGLFRPKRWRLTPMVAHIEQTGLDAAPIVALLTFLVGAVVAFLGATVLASFGASIFTVDLVAFSFLREFGVLLTAILMAGRTASAFTAQIGSMKANEEIDAIRTLGLDPMELLVVPRVLALLVALPMLTFLAMLSGIVGGGVVCALSLDISPAMFLSLLQSDIGVQHFLVGIVKAPIFAFLIAAIGCLEGFKVSGSAESVGAHTTSSVVQSIFVVIVLDAVAALFFMEMDW
- a CDS encoding TerC family protein, which encodes MEWLTNPEIWVAFFTLTALEIVLGIDNIIMISILVSRMPKHMQARTRIFGLALAMITRILLLLSITWVMRLTADLFEVFGQGISGRDLILFFGGLFLLWKSSQEMYHALEGQDEGGDEPSGKGGNFLYTIIQIAIIDIVFSLDSVITAVGMVSHVPVMVAAIVVAVLVMMWASGTISEFIDKHPSLKMLALSFLLLVGTVLIAESLDVHLPKGYVYFAMAFSLAVEAINIKMRTAMMKKKKQQDPVKLRKDVPGQ
- a CDS encoding CitMHS family transporter, with translation MLTFLGFAMVITFMFLIMTKRLSALIALIIIPIIFALFGGFSPKIGPMMLEGITKLAPTGVMLMFAILYFALMIDSGLFDPAVRKILKLVKGDPLKVSVGTAVLALIVSMDGDGATTYMICVAAMLPLYSRIGMSPRIMAGLIILAGGVMNMTPWGGPTARAASALHVDPSAIFVPMIPAMLAGVVAILAIAYFYGKRERARLGELHLVGDEVDHSEISVSQFPDARRPKLIWFNGALTLTLMGTLIAGLLPLPVLFMVAFSIAMIVNYPCLQQQKDRVAAHAGSVLAVVGLIFAAGIFTGILSGTGMVDAMSKSLLAVIPDFLGPYLAVITALVSMPFTFFMSNDAFYYGVLPVLAEAASHYGITAVEMARASIVGQPVHLLSPLVPSTYLLVALAGIEFGDHQRFTLKWAVLVCLCILVAALLMGIFPLFSTL
- a CDS encoding M16 family metallopeptidase gives rise to the protein MRCLLFACLLLGSLPSFALDRFQVEGYTLPNGLQLVLKPGTERGHVAIRLVVGVGLDDFSCADKELPHLLEHLLFSGIDATGEGGLEERMQALGGEWNAYTSNADTTFVIEAPAKNQRKVLDLLLALLTQTRIDDNAINVAKQVVEREDGGHYSHLQRWLDRQDLGHTASNQLAVELGLKCPERAQVDHLTREQLEKVRKTWYAPNNMTLIVVGDLDRLLPAYLERAYGALEAVEPTEHRPLPDIQASAAHERNLSNGFVGGGAKLHWLVPEPVLEDQHDETFDLLKDYLDWALYRQLRLAHGLSYGPSAEREVFGGVGFMSLNADLDRDDVLAAEQVLDELQADLLKNGLDAATFARLKQAAIARQAWAVQGNSALADYYWRALGDYEDGHFVNPAKALQDVTLAEANKAMRELLLQPGYLRIEKPLVSYDQVMWAIVGGFGLMVLGILGWRVHRTKQ
- a CDS encoding DUF5924 family protein, which produces MPNLTLYIQRILELMKRYPGVIALGGFISGVGSFMLVDRQQGLATWITTIMLVSWVWLMLENSLTKLFARVFKREIPQPLLRYATQMIHQESLFFVLPFFLITTTWNSGQLFFTGLLSMAALISIIDPLYYKWLAPRRWAFLALHTLTLFAALLTALPVILHLTTAQSFKLALGIAMLLSFPSLASIFPIRTVRNALAILSITVGIGAAGWVLRSWVPPATLWMTDVAISTQMQDRTPGKSLEEVSAEQIRGGGLYAYTAINAPRGLAERIYHVWMFNGKEVDRIPLDINGGRKEGYRAWTHKQNFPGNPAGKWQVRVLTEDGQLIGVLRFKVMDSTPVKEK